From Brassica oleracea var. oleracea cultivar TO1000 chromosome C3, BOL, whole genome shotgun sequence, a single genomic window includes:
- the LOC106335309 gene encoding myosin-12 isoform X1: MNDVKGTPVNITLGSHVWVEDPEHAWTNGEVTEIKGTNATILTADEKTIVASISSLYPKDTEAPPAGVDDMTKLAYLHEPGVLHNLACRFSLNEIYTYTGNILIAVNPFQRLPHLYSVHMMEQYKGAAFGELSPHLFAVADTSYRAMINEAKSQSILVSGESGAGKTETTKMLMRYLAFMGGRSDTEGRSVEQQVLESNPVLEAFGNAKTVKNNNSSRFGKFVEIQFDKRGKISGAAIRTYLLERSRVCQVSDPERNYHCFYMLCAAPPEEVKKFKLGDPRTFHYLNQTNCYEVSNVDDAREYLETRNAMDIVGIGQESQDAIFRVVAAILHLGNVNFVKGEDADSSKLRDDKSRYHLQTAAELLMCNEKMLEDSLCKRVIVTPDGNITKPLDPESAALNRDALAKTVYSRLFDWIVDKINSSIGQDPNATSLIGVLDIYGFESFKINSFEQLCINLTNEKLQQHFNQHVFKMEQEEYTREEIDWSYVEFVDNQDVLDLIEKKPGGIIALLDEACMFPKSTHETFAQKMYQTYKGHKRFSKPKLARTAFTVNHYAGDVTYSAEFFLDKNKDYVVAEHQALLDASKCSFVANLFPPLPEDASKQSKFSSIGTRFKQQLQALMETLNTTEPHYIRCVKPNTVLKPSIFENDTVLNQLRCGGVLEAIRISCAGYPTKRAFDEFLDRFVMLATHVPEGSDEKAACASICDKMGLKGYQIGKTKIFLRAGQMAELDARRTEVLAGATRLIQRQIRTYLTRKEFLGQKKATIFVQKLLRAQLARKLYQNMRREAASICIQKNTRAHRARICYTNLQASATVIQTGLRAMDARNKHRHRRRTKAAIIVQREWRRHQAHEAYNQYRKSTLALQCLWRAKVARKELKKLKLAARETGALKEAKDKLEKRVEELTWRLELEKHQKVDLEEAKAQEIANLQNAFTDLQEKLDEAHAAIIQEKEAAKLAIEQAPPVIKEVPVVDNTQLELLTSQNNELEVEVDKLKGKLEEFEAVCSELERYNKASLTEAEDAKAKAIQLQEVIERLQTNQSNLESENQVLRQQALTASTSAVEPEELNSLKDRIAILESENETLRRQAPAVENTVPNEAVFESAKDLENGHQTEEIQATKEPRTPVTVLAKQSSLTDRQKESHDVLLTCLTDERRFDNGRSVAAWIIYKTLLQWRSFELEKTNIFDRVVHKIRSSIEKSQDDTRELTYWLTTSSTLLYLLQSTLKFSNTNNSASRRNRSSQTTLFGRLVQGMQSSSVGLETSSGYSGMVGISNDQAMVEAKYPALLFKQHLAAYVEKTYGMIRDSLKKEINPLLNLCIHAPRPMRARTLRDVTKGSHLNTTAKQQASYVQWKNITEKLEHTLTLMAENHVPSMITRKLFHQVFSYINVQLFNSLLLRRECCSFSNGEYLKMGLHELEQWCLKTEDEAARSPWDELQHIRQAVKFLVLHQKTQKSLDEITKEICPVLSIPQVYRIGTMFWDDKYGTQGLSPEVIKLMAEDSINMTYPSFLLDVNSSIPFSVEDVSQSFQGGTISLSNVDPPPLLRQRSDFHFLFQTLPE, translated from the exons ATGAATGATGTTAAGGGGACTCCTGTAAACATCACACTTGGGTCACATGTCTGGGTAGAGGATCCAGAACATGCATGGACTAATGGAGAAGTGACAGAGATCAAAGGCACTAATGCAACAATACTCACTGCAGATGAAAAAACA ATTGTAGCTAGTATCTCTAGCCTCTATCCAAAGGATACAGAGGCACCACCTGCAGGAGTTGATGACATGACTAAACTAGCTTACCTCCACGAGCCAGGGGTCCTCCACAATCTTGCTTGCCGGTTTTCACTAAATGAGATATAC ACTTACACCGGAAACATCTTGATTGCTGTGAATCCATTCCAAAGACTTCCTCATTTGTACAGCGTCCATATGATGGAGCAATATAAAGGAGCTGCGTTTGGAGAGCTAAGCCCTCATCTGTTTGCTGTTGCAGACACTAGTTACAG GGCGATGATAAATGAGGCAAAGAGCCAGTCTATTTTGGTTAGTGGAGAGAGTGGAGCTGGGAAGACAGAGACAACCAAAATGCTTATGAGATATCTTGCATTCATGGGAGGTAGATCAGATACAGAAGGGAGAAGTGTTGAACAACAAGTCTTAGAG TCTAATCCAGTGTTGGAAGCCTTTGGAAACGCCAAAACTGTGAAGAACAACAACTCAAG TCGTTTTGGAAAATTTGTTGAGATCCAATTTGACAAGCGTGGGAAAATCTCTGGAGCTGCAATCAGAACTTATCTTCTAGAACGGTCACGTGTTTGCCAAGTCTCAGACCCTGAGAGGAACTATCACTGCTTCTACATGCTATGTGCAGCACCACCTGAG GAAGTCAAGAAGTTCAAGCTAGGTGATCCAAGGACGTTTCACTATCTGAATCAGACAAACTGCTATGAGGTTTCTAACGTAGATGATGCAAGGGAGTATTTAGAGACCAGAAATGCCATGGACATTGTTGGTATTGGACAAGAGTCACAG GATGCCATATTCCGCGTTGTAGCTGCCATCCTCCACCTTGGAAATGTAAATTTTGTCAAAGGAGAAGACGCAGATTCTTCAAAACTCAGGGATGATAAGTCAAGATATCATCTTCAGACAGCAGCAGAACTACTCAT GTGCAATGAGAAGATGCTTGAGGATTCACTCTGCAAGCGTGTAATTGTTACTCCTGATGGTAACATTACAAAGCCACTTGATCCTGAATCAGCAGCCTTGAACCGTGATGCTTTAGCCAAGACAGTATACTCCAGGTTGTTTGACTG GATTGTGGACAAGATCAACAGCTCAATAGGTCAAGACCCCAATGCTACAAGCTTGATCGGAGTCCTTGATATTTATGGTTTTGAAAGCTTCAAGATCAACAG TTTTGAGCAGCTATGCATCAATCTCACAAATGAGAAATTGCAACAGCACTTCAACCAG CATGTGTTCAAGATGGAGCAAGAGGAGTACACAAGGGAGGAAATAGACTGGAGCTATGTTGAATTTGTTGACAACCAAGACGTCTTAGATCTTATTGAGAAG AAACCAGGAGGCATAATTGCTTTACTCGATGAAGCATG CATGTTTCCCAAGTCGACCCATGAGACGTTTGCACAGAAGATGTATCAAACATATAAAGGACACAAGCGTTTCAGCAAACCTAAGCTTGCCAGAACAGCCTTCACTGTCAACCACTATGCAGGAGAT GTTACTTACTCAGCAGAGTTTTTTCTCGACAAGAACAAGGACTATGTTGTGGCAGAACATCAAGCTTTGTTAGATGCATCTAAGTGCTCTTTTGTAGCCAATTTGTTTCCACCATTACCAGAAGACGCATCAAAGCAGTCCAAGTTTTCATCAATTGGGACACGTTTCAAG CAACAACTCCAAGCTCTGATGGAGACGCTGAACACAACAGAGCCTCATTATATTAGATGTGTGAAGCCAAATACAGTTCTAAAGCCATCGATTTTTGAGAATGACACCGTTCTAAACCAACTAAGATGTGGA GGTGTACTGGAAGCTATAAGAATCAGTTGTGCTGGTTATCCAACAAAACGAGCATTTGATGAATTTCTTGATCGTTTTGTGATGCTAGCAACACACGTACCAGAAGG ATCTGATGAAAAGGCTGCCTGTGCATCAATATGTGACAAAATGGGCTTAAAGGGCTACCAG ATAGGGAAAACAAAGATATTTCTTAGGGCTGGCCAGATGGCTGAACTAGATGCGCGAAGAACCGAGGTTTTGGCTGGTGCCACTAGACTCATCCAGAGGCAGATCAGAACTTATCTGACAAGAAAAGAGTTCCTTGGGCAGAAAAAGGCTACAATTTTTGTTCAGAAACTTTTGAGAG CACAACTTGCACGCAAGTTATATCAAAACATGCGAAGGGAAGCTGCTTCAATTTGTATTCAAAAGAACACTCGTGCTCATAGAGCAAGAATATGCTACACTAACCTACAGGCATCAGCAACAGTTATTCAGACTGGTTTACGGGCTATGGATGCTCGAAACAAACATAGACACAGAAGAAGAACAAAGGCTGCAATTATTGTTCAG AGGGAATGGAGAAGACACCAAGCTCATGAAGCTTATAACCAGTACAGAAAATCAACATTGGCATTACAATGTCTGTGGAGAGCTAAAGTAGCTCGAAAAGAGCTCAAAAAGCTCAAATTG GCTGCAAGAGAAACTGGGGCACTCAAGGAAGCCAAAGACAAGTTAGAGAAGCGTGTGGAAGAGCTAACCTGGCGTCTCGAATTAGAGAAACATCAAAAG GTTGATCTTGAAGAAGCTAAAGCACAAGAGATTGCAAACCTACAAAATGCTTTCACTGATTTGCAAGAGAAGCTAGATGAAGCCCATGCTGCAATCATACAAGAGAAAGAAGCAGCAAAACTAGCCATTGAACAAGCTCCACCAGTCATCAAAGAGGTTCCAGTTGTAGACAACACTCAACTGGAATTACTGACCAGTCAAAACAATGAGCTGGAG GTTGAGGTTGATAAATTAAAAGGAAAACTTGAGGAGTTTGAAGCAGTATGTTCTGAACTTGAGAGATATAACAAGGCAAGTCTAACTGAAGCAGAAGATGCAAAAGCAAAGGCCATTCAACTTCAAGAGGTCATTGAAAG ATTACAAACGAACCAGTCAAACCTTGAATCTGAAAATCAGGTCTTGCGCCAGCAGGCTTTGACTGCTTCAACAAGCGCGGTAGAGCCTGAAGAGTTAAACAG CCTGAAGGACAGGATTGCAATTCTAGAGTCAGAAAATGAAACTCTTCGAAGACAAGCACCTGCTGTAGAGAACACAGTGCCTAATGAAGCAGTTTTTGAATCTGCAAAG GATCTTGAAAATGGACATCAAACAGAAGAGATTCAGGCAACAAAA GAGCCAAGGACTCCAGTCACTGTGTTAGCAAAACAAAGCTCTTTAACAGATAGGCAAAAG GAGAGCCATGATGTTCTGCTGACATGCCTCACCGACGAAAGAAGGTTTGATAACGGAAGATCTGTGGCAGCCTGGATAATTTACAAGACACTACTTCAATGGAGATCATTTGAACTGGAGAAAACAAATATATTTGATAGGGTTGTTCATAAAATCAGATCATCCATTGAG AAGAGCCAAGATGACACAAGGGAACTAACTTATTGGCTCACAACAAGCTCTACCCTCCTATATCTTCTACAATCTACACTCAAGTTCAGCAATACAAATAACTCTGCTTCAAGACGTAACAGATCATCCCAGACTACACTATTTGGGAGACTTGTGCAA GGAATGCAATCATCTTCAGTGGGTTTGGAAACATCCAGTGGTTACAGTGGGATGGTTGGAATATCAAATGACCAAGCCATGGTTGAAGCTAAATACCCAGCGTTACTATTCAAGCAACACTTAGCCGCATACGTTGAGAAAACATATGGAATGATCCGAGATAGCTTGAAGAAAGAGATAAACCCGTTACTAAATCTCTGTATCCAT GCACCAAGACCGATGAGAGCCAGGACATTGCGAGACGTGACTAAAGGCAGCCACTTGAACACAACTGCCAAGCAACAAGCATCATATGTACAATGGAAGAACATCACTGAAAAGCTTGAACATACACTGACCTTGATGGCAGAGAATCAT GTCCCATCTATGATCACAAGAAAACTCTTCCATCAGGTTTTCTCGTACATAAATGTGCAGCTTTTTAACAG TTTGTTGCTTCGTCGAGAGTGTTGTTCCTTTAGCAATGGAGAATATCTGAAAATGGGCTTGCATGAATTAGAGCAGTGGTGCCTGAAGACAGAAGACGAG GCAGCACGGTCACCATGGGATGAACTTCAACACATTAGGCAAGCAGTGAAGTTTCTG GTATTGCACCAAAAGACGCAGAAGTCACTAGACGAGATTACAAAAGAGATATGTCCGGTACTAAGCATTCCACAAGTGTATCGAATTGGAACTATGTTTTGGGACGACAAGTATGGAACTCAAGGACTCTCCCCTGAG GTGATCAAATTAATGGCGGAAGATTCAATCAACATGACTTACCCTTCTTTCTTGCTAGACGTTAACTCAAG CATTCCTTTCTCAGTGGAAGATGTTTCACAGTCCTTCCAGGGCGGGACCATTAGCCTCTCCAACGTTGATCCACCGCCGCTTCTCCGGCAGCGATCTGATTTCCACTTCTTGTTCCAGACATTGCCTGAGTAA